One window of Acidimicrobiia bacterium genomic DNA carries:
- a CDS encoding ABC transporter permease, which produces MTTRSPAARIRGWFRNPWDQPRMLWMITIFYILWSIIPVLIAVQFSFNDGRSRSAWQGFSLRWYFYENGSVFKDDSLRLALIQSLRLASLTMLVATPIGVALAIGLARWRGRGARPAGFLMLFPLVTPEIVMGVALFLVFSNLYDFVPFGTWAQFLGHVTFSISFVVIIVRGRLFAIGRDYEEAAMDLGASQWEAMRRVLLPMLAPAIFASYAMVFALSIDDFVISQFLVRDAASVTIPVRLYSGARLAPPPSLNALASLLLFTTMMAVVAAWLALRLTRRGDTKGGTALEALSRFDI; this is translated from the coding sequence GTGACCACCCGGAGCCCGGCAGCCCGGATTCGCGGCTGGTTCCGGAACCCATGGGACCAGCCGAGGATGTTGTGGATGATCACCATCTTCTACATCCTGTGGTCGATCATCCCGGTGCTCATCGCCGTGCAGTTCTCGTTCAACGACGGCCGGTCACGCAGTGCTTGGCAGGGGTTCTCGCTGCGCTGGTACTTCTACGAGAACGGCTCCGTGTTCAAGGACGACTCGCTTCGGCTCGCCCTCATCCAGAGTCTGCGGCTGGCGTCCTTGACGATGCTCGTCGCCACCCCCATCGGAGTCGCCCTCGCCATCGGCTTGGCTCGCTGGCGGGGGCGAGGAGCCAGACCGGCAGGGTTCCTGATGCTGTTCCCGTTGGTGACGCCGGAGATCGTGATGGGGGTGGCCCTTTTCCTCGTCTTCTCCAACCTCTACGACTTCGTCCCGTTCGGAACGTGGGCGCAGTTCCTCGGGCACGTGACGTTCTCGATCTCGTTCGTCGTGATCATCGTACGCGGGAGGTTGTTCGCCATCGGGCGAGACTATGAAGAGGCGGCCATGGACCTCGGCGCCTCGCAATGGGAGGCGATGCGGCGCGTGCTCCTGCCGATGCTGGCGCCCGCGATATTCGCCTCGTACGCCATGGTGTTCGCCCTCTCGATCGACGACTTCGTGATCAGCCAATTCCTCGTGAGGGACGCCGCCTCGGTGACGATCCCGGTTCGGCTCTATTCGGGGGCCCGGCTGGCGCCTCCTCCCTCCCTGAACGCCCTGGCGTCGCTCCTGCTGTTCACGACGATGATGGCCGTCGTGGCCGCTTGGCTGGCGTTGCGGCTCACGAGGCGAGGCGACACCAAGGGAGGGACCGCCCTCGAGGCGCTCTCCCGATTCGACATCTGA
- a CDS encoding ABC transporter ATP-binding protein: protein MSGGAVQLVSLEKRYGDVIAVDRIDLVIEPGEFFSLLGPSGCGKTTTLRLIAGFERPTSGEVRIDGIDMSHTPPHDRPVNTVFQSYALFPHLKVADNVGFGLRYLGVTKGEARERIGRALDLVQLSGLEERKPNQLSGGQQQRVALARSLVLNPSVLLLDEPLGALDAKLRKALQVELKALQERVGITFVYVTHDQEEALTMSDRMAVMSHGHIEQVGPPADVYEHPSTAYIADFLGASNLMPALAAGRTAEGGCAVTLAGHSLVAGEGDLDASGEVEVCIRPERVLIERGGSSAPNALPGTIERVVYVGPALQVFVDLGDAGTIQVSTPNAGSGVWFAPGDAVTVRLPKEALRVLAAEHADLSEVVEIL from the coding sequence ATGAGCGGCGGAGCAGTACAGCTCGTCTCGCTGGAGAAGCGCTACGGCGACGTGATCGCCGTCGACCGCATCGACCTGGTCATCGAGCCCGGTGAGTTCTTCTCGCTCCTCGGCCCATCTGGGTGCGGCAAGACGACCACACTCCGGCTCATCGCAGGCTTCGAACGGCCGACGTCCGGTGAGGTGCGGATCGACGGGATCGACATGTCGCACACCCCGCCCCACGACCGCCCGGTCAACACCGTCTTCCAGAGTTACGCCCTGTTCCCTCATCTGAAGGTGGCCGACAACGTCGGTTTTGGTCTCCGCTACCTCGGAGTCACGAAGGGCGAGGCGAGGGAGAGGATCGGCCGCGCCCTCGACCTCGTGCAGCTCTCCGGTCTCGAGGAGCGCAAGCCGAACCAACTCTCGGGCGGCCAGCAGCAGCGCGTCGCGCTGGCGAGGTCACTCGTCCTCAACCCGTCCGTCCTCCTCCTCGACGAGCCGCTCGGAGCCCTGGACGCCAAGCTGCGCAAGGCGCTCCAGGTCGAGCTGAAGGCGTTGCAGGAACGGGTGGGGATCACGTTCGTCTACGTCACCCACGATCAAGAAGAGGCGCTCACCATGTCCGACCGCATGGCAGTGATGTCGCACGGCCACATCGAGCAGGTCGGCCCGCCCGCAGACGTCTACGAGCACCCGAGCACGGCATACATCGCCGACTTCCTCGGCGCCTCGAACCTGATGCCTGCGCTGGCGGCCGGCCGCACGGCCGAGGGGGGCTGCGCCGTGACGCTCGCCGGCCACTCCCTGGTCGCAGGGGAAGGCGACCTCGACGCCTCGGGCGAGGTGGAGGTGTGCATCCGGCCTGAGCGCGTGCTCATCGAGCGTGGAGGATCGAGCGCCCCGAACGCCCTGCCGGGCACGATCGAGCGCGTCGTGTACGTCGGGCCGGCTCTCCAGGTCTTCGTCGACCTGGGCGATGCGGGAACGATCCAGGTGTCCACCCCGAACGCCGGGAGCGGTGTCTGGTTCGCCCCGGGCGACGCCGTCACGGTGCGGCTCCCGAAGGAAGCCCTGCGGGTGCTGGCAGCCGAGCACGCCGACCTCTCCGAGGTCGTGGAGATCCTCTGA
- a CDS encoding aspartate aminotransferase family protein, producing the protein MQTTTAARDIAAAERIIADERDRFRDRMTTSGRLAETAKAHLAGGVTSSWQISRPHPIWIERGKGSHVWDVDGNEFVDLHGGYGVMLVGHAHPAIVSAVQERVEQGTHFAQPAPDAVVVAERLADRYGLPQWRFGNSGTEATMDAVHLMRAVTGRDVILKFEGAYHGHHDSVQVSSWNEDEDELGPSRRPRSAAASAGIPEAIVELTLVAPFNDLEAVEAIFAARREEIAGVIIEPVLMNCGIVLPEPGFLEGLRTVTERYGSLLAYDEVKTGLTLGPGGATRRFGVTPDIVCLAKALGGGLPIAAIGGTAEVMGAISSGLYEQVGTFNGNPLCMAAAKAVLTEIMVPETYARLFEIEDRMRNGAQRIVDEFELPAYVVTIGAKGCITYSTERVTNYRQFLTIDERFAYAAWLMQLNRGVFLPPWTKGEQWLTSIQHTDEDIDLYLETLEAFGRAFRR; encoded by the coding sequence ATGCAGACCACGACCGCCGCCCGAGACATCGCGGCAGCAGAGCGGATCATCGCCGACGAGCGAGACCGGTTCCGGGATCGCATGACGACGTCTGGGCGCCTGGCAGAGACCGCCAAGGCCCACCTCGCCGGCGGGGTGACGTCGAGCTGGCAGATCTCACGCCCTCACCCGATCTGGATCGAGCGAGGGAAGGGCTCGCACGTCTGGGACGTCGACGGCAACGAGTTCGTCGACCTCCACGGCGGCTACGGCGTGATGCTCGTCGGTCACGCCCACCCTGCGATCGTCTCGGCCGTTCAGGAGCGCGTCGAGCAGGGTACGCATTTCGCCCAGCCGGCTCCGGACGCCGTGGTCGTCGCCGAGAGGCTGGCCGACCGCTACGGGCTCCCGCAGTGGCGGTTCGGGAACAGCGGCACGGAGGCGACCATGGACGCCGTGCACCTGATGCGGGCCGTCACCGGGCGGGACGTCATCCTGAAGTTCGAAGGCGCCTACCACGGCCACCACGACTCGGTTCAGGTGTCGTCGTGGAACGAGGACGAGGACGAGCTCGGGCCGTCGCGCCGACCCCGCAGCGCCGCAGCATCGGCGGGCATCCCTGAGGCGATCGTCGAGCTCACGCTGGTGGCCCCCTTCAACGACCTCGAGGCCGTCGAGGCGATCTTCGCGGCGCGCCGCGAGGAGATCGCCGGGGTGATCATCGAACCCGTGCTGATGAATTGCGGCATCGTCCTCCCGGAGCCGGGCTTCCTCGAAGGTCTGCGGACGGTCACGGAGCGCTACGGCTCCCTTCTCGCATACGACGAGGTGAAGACGGGCCTCACGCTCGGTCCGGGGGGCGCCACCCGCCGCTTCGGCGTGACTCCCGACATCGTGTGCCTCGCCAAGGCGCTCGGCGGCGGCCTGCCGATCGCGGCCATCGGCGGGACGGCCGAGGTGATGGGGGCCATCAGCAGCGGCCTCTACGAGCAGGTCGGTACCTTCAACGGCAACCCGCTCTGCATGGCCGCCGCCAAGGCGGTGCTCACCGAGATCATGGTCCCCGAGACGTACGCCCGGCTCTTCGAGATCGAGGACCGCATGCGGAATGGTGCCCAGAGGATCGTCGACGAGTTCGAGCTACCGGCGTACGTCGTCACGATCGGTGCCAAGGGTTGCATCACGTACTCGACGGAACGTGTCACCAACTACCGGCAGTTCCTCACGATCGACGAGCGATTCGCCTATGCCGCCTGGCTCATGCAGCTCAACCGCGGCGTCTTCCTGCCGCCGTGGACCAAGGGCGAGCAATGGCTCACTTCGATCCAGCACACCGACGAGGACATCGACCTCTACCTGGAGACCCTCGAGGCTTTCGGGCGGGCATTCCGCCGCTGA